DNA from bacterium:
ATCACGAAGAAAGCCCCCGGGGCCATGACCATGACCGACGCCGGCGCCATGTAGCCCTCCGGCGCATAGGCCTCGGCGATCCTGATACCCCAGAACGTGCCCGACCCCAGCACCTCGCGTATGGATGCTATGATGAGCAGCGCCATGCCAAAACCCAGCCCCATGCCCAGGCCGTCCAGTATCGAGGGGAGAAGCATGTTGCGCTGCGCGAAAGCCTCTGCGCGACCCAATATTATACAGTTGACCACGATCAGCGGAATGAAGATGCCCAGCGACTGGTTGAGCGCCGGCAGATACGCCCCCATCACCATCTCCACGACCGTGACGAAGGTGGCGATCACCACTATGAAGCACGGGATGCGTATCTTCGAGGGGAAGAAGCGGTTGAACAGGGAGATGAACGCGTTGGAGCCGACGAGCACGAACGTGGCGGCGAGCCCCATGCCGACGGCGTTCTTGACCGAGACTGAAACAGCGAGGGAGGGGCAGAGCCCCAGCATGAGCACGAAGACCGGGTTCTCGCGGAAGAACCCCTTTATCACCTCGCTTTTCATCAGCCCCTCGAAATTTGCGGCAAATTGGCAGAAAGCCCGCCAAATATCAAGCCCCTCAGAAAAGTCTGACGCGAGAGTCCCACTCCTTCGCGAGCATGAGCCTGGGCGCAAGGCCGGCGGAGACCCATGCGATGGGGCCGTCGGGGCCATGCTCTATCATCATGGCGTCATAACCCTTGAGCGACTTTATGACCGTCCGGCCTTCCTCTCTGCCGAGGACCATGAGCGCGGTGGCCAGGGCGTCGGCGCCTGCGCCGGTGCCTCCCACGACCGTGGCCGCGATCATCCCGTTCTCCACCGGCCTGCCGTCGCGCGGGTCGATGATGTGCGAGTAGCGCTTCCCATCTATCTCCACGTACCGCTCGTAGCTTCCGGAGGTCACCACCCCGCCCATCGCGACATCGACCGCCCCCATGAGCTCGCCCCGTTCCTTCATCGGATCCTGGATCCCGAACCTGAACGAGCCCTGTCCAAACGCCAGCGCGTTGCCTCCCGCGTCTATCACCCCACGCGCCACCCCGCGCCGCATGAGGAGGCGTGCGATCTCGTCGGAGATGAACCCCTTTGCGATCGCGCCGAAGTCGAGCGCCATGCCGTCCCCGGCGAAACGAATCGTGCCGGATTCCACCTCCACCTTGTCGAAGCCGACATCCTCGAGGGCGCGACGCAACCCCTCCGCGCCGGGCATGGCACCTTCGCTGCCGGCCCGTCTCCACAGCTCGACGAGCGGGGTGATGGTGGGATCGAACGCCTTATCGCTCGCCTCATTCCACTCGCGCGATAGCGCAAGCATCCTCTGCATGTCCTCGCTGATATCTATCTTCTCCCTGCCCGCCAGAGAGTTTAAGCGA
Protein-coding regions in this window:
- a CDS encoding FAD:protein FMN transferase, with product MKRASKVLSVAVVTGAFVFLAFLVMRSEPARREATFFPMGGIPFKVVAYGRSAEEFEADMASVKAQVARLELIFNRFKEGSELHRLNSLAGREKIDISEDMQRMLALSREWNEASDKAFDPTITPLVELWRRAGSEGAMPGAEGLRRALEDVGFDKVEVESGTIRFAGDGMALDFGAIAKGFISDEIARLLMRRGVARGVIDAGGNALAFGQGSFRFGIQDPMKERGELMGAVDVAMGGVVTSGSYERYVEIDGKRYSHIIDPRDGRPVENGMIAATVVGGTGAGADALATALMVLGREEGRTVIKSLKGYDAMMIEHGPDGPIAWVSAGLAPRLMLAKEWDSRVRLF
- the rsxE gene encoding electron transport complex subunit RsxE encodes the protein MKSEVIKGFFRENPVFVLMLGLCPSLAVSVSVKNAVGMGLAATFVLVGSNAFISLFNRFFPSKIRIPCFIVVIATFVTVVEMVMGAYLPALNQSLGIFIPLIVVNCIILGRAEAFAQRNMLLPSILDGLGMGLGFGMALLIIASIREVLGSGTFWGIRIAEAYAPEGYMAPASVMVMAPGAFFVIAFIMAYMNWRRARRLARNV